The following are encoded together in the Montipora foliosa isolate CH-2021 chromosome 12, ASM3666993v2, whole genome shotgun sequence genome:
- the LOC137980732 gene encoding uncharacterized protein: protein MQAVLTPDRTTKLRLLYDASAKGQNGKSLKDHLEKGPHYINSLPNVLMAWRFDQVAYSGDMRRMFNQVRIHPDDQVFHRFLWRTNESEQPRVYQWVRLNFRDKPAPDIAAAAIKTLAKASEAQHSEGAKELCTHIYEDDIGGSRENEARCK, encoded by the coding sequence ATGCAGGCTGTTTTAACCCCAGATAGAACCACCAAACTTCGTTTACTCTACGATGCATCCGCAAAGGGGCAAAATGGAAAGTCCTTAAAAGATCATCTAGAAAAAGGGCCGCACTATATTAACAGTTTACCTAACGTTCTCATGGCTTGGCGCTTCGATCAAGTTGCATATTCCGGAGACATGCGCAGGATGTTTAATCAAGTTCGGATCCACCCAGATGATCAAGTATTCCACAGATTCCTATGGAGAACAAACGAAAGTGAACAGCCCCGAGTGTATCAGTGGGTCAGATTAAATTTCAGAGACAAACCCGCACCCGATATTGCAGCTGCAGCAATCAAGACCTTGGCCAAAGCATCAGAAGCGCAGCATTCAGAAGGAGCTAAAGAGCTCTGCACGCATATCTACGAGGACGATATTGGCGGTTCCAGAGAGAACGAAGCAAGATGCAAGTAA
- the LOC137980734 gene encoding uncharacterized protein yields MHRIEKEENVLNLLDWLNSEASLRSRVRKDADYHDNSGKHRIPRKFDNRAINSETSDDDVCPQGCEAKHLFAACPKYQRSTIDQRWEIVKQNNRCRKCLRKHHTNVCKKPDGSTCDKCTRRHHRTLHNEQFVPANSSLNPQAAPDTNSMQGASNHSMQGTSNVPGHWAERQASTLNIQQARNVPGQCPVQKVKIKDKDGNLVETLAMLDSGSNTSFISKNVTKKLGLSGPKVHLTMNLAGGQKKSQESELVNITVVPISEKPFRSRCKFTQ; encoded by the coding sequence ATGCACCGCATTGAAAAGGAGGAAAATGTTTTGAACTTGTTAGATTGGTTGAACAGTGAAGCAAGCTTGCGATCTCGTGTCAGAAAGGATGCCGATTACCATGACAACTCAGGTAAACACCGAATTCCGCGAAAATTTGACAATCGTGCCATAAACAGTGAAACGTCCGATGATGATGTGTGCCCACAGGGCTGCGAAGCGAAACACCTTTTTGCCGCATGTCCCAAATATCAACGATCAACAATCGATCAGCGATGGGAGatagtaaaacaaaacaaccgttGCCGAAAGTGCCTACGAAAACACCATACAAACGTTTGTAAAAAACCAGACGGATCGACGTGCGACAAATGCACTAGAAGACATCATCGCACTCTTCACAATGAGCAATTTGTTCCAGCTAATTCCAGTTTGAATCCTCAAGCCGCGCCAGATACAAACTCCATGCAAGGTGCTAGTAACCACAGCATGCAGGGAACAAGTAACGTCCCGGGTCATTGGGCAGAAAGACAAGCCAGTACCCTCAACATTCAACAAGCGAGGAACGTCCCCGGACAATGTCCAGTTCAGAAGGTTAAGATCAAAGACAAGGACGGAAACTTGGTTGAAACCCTCGCGATGTTAGATAGTGGTTCCAACACGAGCTTCATTTCAAAGAATGTAACTAAGAAACTAGGTTTAAGTGGCCCTAAAGTACACCTAACCATGAATCTGGCTGGAGGACAGAAGAAGTCGCAAGAATCAGAGTTAGTTAACATTACCGTAGTACCCATCTCAGAAAAACCATTCAGAAGTCGATGCAAGTTTACGCAATAA